DNA from Streptomyces sp. NBC_01476:
GACAGGTCGACGCCCTGGGCGGCCAGCGTCTTCGCCGAGGCGTCCATGGCGGCGGGGATCGAGGGGAAGAACGTACCGGTCTGCGACGCCTTGGTCTGGCAGGACTCCGAACCCATGTAGGAGACCCACTTCCAGGCCAGGCCGGGGTTCTTGGTGCCGGCCCAGATGTTGTTGCCGTTGGAGTTGCTCATCACGGCGCGGGTCCTGCCGTCGGGGCCGAGCACCGTGGGCGCGATACCGACCTTCAGGTTCGGGATCTTGGCGAAGGTCGACGCCTCCCACGACCCGCCGGTCTCCAGGGCCACCTTCCCCGAGGAGAGCAGGTCGACGTCGCTGACGCTGGTGGTGAACTCGCCGATCTTCGGGGCGTATCCCTTGTCCTCCAGCGACCGCACCCAGTCCATGGTCTTCACGAACCGCGGGTCGTTGTAGTTGAAGACAGTCGGCCAGTTGGGCTTGTCGCCCAGCCGCCAGCCGGTGGTGGAGACGAACGGGCTCCAGGTGGTCTGGCCGATGAAGTCCTTGGCGGCGATCTCACCGAAGCCGTAGGTCTTGACGTGGTTCTTGTCGAAGCCGGGCTGGTCGCCGCGGCGGCCCTTGTCGTCGAGGGTGAGGTGGGCGACCATCTTGCCGAAGGTACCGCCGTCGTCGGGGTTCCAGGTGAGACCGGCGACGTCCTGCGCGGTGTAGCCGGCCTTGGTGATCATGTCCGTGTTGTAGTAGGTGCCGGCCGCGGCCCAGTCCAGCGGGAGCGCGTACTGCTTGCCGTCGGTGAACTTCCAGGCGTCGACGCCCACGGAGAAGCGGGACAGGTCGAACGCGTCCTTGGCGATGAAGTCGTCCAGCGGCATCAACTGGTGCTGCGATGCGTACGCCTGGAAGTACTGGACGCTGTTCTGGAAGGCGTCAGGGGCGTTCCCGGCCACGAAGCCGGCGGTGAGCTTGGTGAAGTAGTCGTCCACGTTGTACTGGGAGATCTTCACGGTGGTGCCGGGGTTGGCCTTCTCGAAGTCCGTCGCGCAGACCTGGTAGGCGGCGGCCTGCTTGTCGTCCCACGTCCACCAGTTGACCGTCTTGGAGCCGGAGCCGCCGCCCGAGCCGGAGGAGCAGGCGGAGACGACGGTGGCCAGGGCGAGGGTGGCGCCCAGCGCGGCGGCCTTTCGGATTCTCATGGGTTCCTTCTTTCGGTTCCGAGCGTGCCTGGGGCGTCGCTCTGGGGGCGGGACGACGTTTTGAGGAGCGGCCCGAAGGCGCGCAGGGCGATGGCGAGGTCTTCCGAGCCGCCGGCGTCGTGGCCGTTGAACTCCCACAGCCGCAACTGCCGGGGACCGGCGTAGGCGTGGTGGGCAGCGACGGTGGTGGCCGGCGGGCAGACGTCGTCGCGCAGCCCGGCGGAGAACCACGCGGGCGCGGTGGCGCGGCGGGCGAAGGCGAGGCCGTCGAAGTAGCCGAGGGTGCCGAAGGTCCGCGTCACCCGGTCGCGGCGGGCGGCGAGGTAGCCGATGAGTTCGGCGTACGGCCCGGCGCCGGTCAGCCGGGTGGCCTGCCGGATGTCGCACAGGAACGGCGACTGGATGTGCGCCGCGGTCAGGTCGGGTACGAGTCCGGCGACGGCCAGCGCGATACCGCCGCCCTGGCTGTTGCCGATGGCGGCGACCTTGGCGGGATCGGCGAGGCCGCTGCCGCGTAGGGCGTCGACCGCGCGGACGGCGTCGGTGAAGACCCGCCGGTAGACGTAGGTGTCCTTGTCCTCGATCCCGCGGGTGAGGAAGCCGGGGTGGGCGGGGCCGCTGCCGACCGGGTCGGGGGTGGCGCCGCCGCCGGCCCAGGCGCCGCCCTGGCCGCGGGTGTCCATCAGCAGGTGGGCGTAGCCGGCCGACGACCAGAGCAGGTCGTCGACGGGGGCGCCGCGGCCACTGCCGTAGCCGTGGAACTGGACCACCGCGGGCAGCGGTCCGCTCCGGGCGCGGGGCAGTCGCAGCCAGCCGCGTACCGGATGGCCGCCCCAGCCGGGGAAGGACGCGTCGAAGACGTCCACCGTCTCCAGGCCGGTGTCGACCGGGGTCAGCTCCAGCCGGGGGCCGGTCCGTCGGGCCTCGGCGAGGGTGTCCTGCCA
Protein-coding regions in this window:
- a CDS encoding ABC transporter substrate-binding protein; protein product: MRIRKAAALGATLALATVVSACSSGSGGGSGSKTVNWWTWDDKQAAAYQVCATDFEKANPGTTVKISQYNVDDYFTKLTAGFVAGNAPDAFQNSVQYFQAYASQHQLMPLDDFIAKDAFDLSRFSVGVDAWKFTDGKQYALPLDWAAAGTYYNTDMITKAGYTAQDVAGLTWNPDDGGTFGKMVAHLTLDDKGRRGDQPGFDKNHVKTYGFGEIAAKDFIGQTTWSPFVSTTGWRLGDKPNWPTVFNYNDPRFVKTMDWVRSLEDKGYAPKIGEFTTSVSDVDLLSSGKVALETGGSWEASTFAKIPNLKVGIAPTVLGPDGRTRAVMSNSNGNNIWAGTKNPGLAWKWVSYMGSESCQTKASQTGTFFPSIPAAMDASAKTLAAQGVDLSVFTDMLKNKVLYPSPVYGNGAAVQDAMDPLFEAYFAGQKSDSVFASMQSQSKSLLGKK
- a CDS encoding acetylxylan esterase, which produces MLTGPDLPEPPKRQEPPEPPQPPEPPQPPEPPEPPDLPDLWAYRSSYREPADFDAFWQDTLAEARRTGPRLELTPVDTGLETVDVFDASFPGWGGHPVRGWLRLPRARSGPLPAVVQFHGYGSGRGAPVDDLLWSSAGYAHLLMDTRGQGGAWAGGGATPDPVGSGPAHPGFLTRGIEDKDTYVYRRVFTDAVRAVDALRGSGLADPAKVAAIGNSQGGGIALAVAGLVPDLTAAHIQSPFLCDIRQATRLTGAGPYAELIGYLAARRDRVTRTFGTLGYFDGLAFARRATAPAWFSAGLRDDVCPPATTVAAHHAYAGPRQLRLWEFNGHDAGGSEDLAIALRAFGPLLKTSSRPQSDAPGTLGTERRNP